In Triticum aestivum cultivar Chinese Spring chromosome 5B, IWGSC CS RefSeq v2.1, whole genome shotgun sequence, the following proteins share a genomic window:
- the LOC123110264 gene encoding pentatricopeptide repeat-containing protein At5g16640, mitochondrial, whose product MAGHLAKNPLLLLLQPRRLCTAAASSSAAAGELVQETPRDDDLAEESRSRLVRDTCKLLELRGSWTPKLEAQLRHLLRVLSPPQVRAVLRAQAQTDTRAAFEFFRWADRQWRYRHAPEVFDEMLSLLSHTRLHDPARRVMRLMIRRRMRRGTQQFAHLMLSYSRAGKLRSAMRVLQLMQKDGCAPDISICNVAVNVLVFAGRIDKVLEFSDRMRRVGVEPDVVTYNCLIKGLCSVRRVVEALEMISVMLQNGCPPDKITYYTVMGFLCKEKRVAEVRDLLGRMRNDAGLFPDQVTYNMLIHVLAKHGHADEALEFLRESEGKRFRVDEVGYSAVVHSFCLNGRMAEAKEIVSEMISKECHPDVVTYSAVVDGFCRIGEIDQARKMMKHMYKNGCKPNIVTHTALLNGLCKAGKTSEAWELLNNSAEEWWTPSDITYSVVMHGFRREGKLKESCDVVAQMLQKGFFPTTVEINLLIHALCKEGQPAEAKDFMEQCQSKGCTINVINFTTVIHGFSRQGDLESALSLLDDLYLSNRHPDVVTYTVVVNALGKKGRLKEATELVKKMLNRGIVPTLVTYRTVIHRYCEKGTVEELLDLLDKMLARQELKSVYNQVIEKLCALGKINEAYSLLSKVLRTASQRDAQTCHILMESFLNRGLAVQSYNVACQMFQRNLIPDIKLCRKVDNQLTLEKQPAAGKLIVKFLERGLLNLKQENW is encoded by the exons ATGGCTGGGCATCTAGCCAAAAACCCattgctcctcctcctccagccccgccgcctctgcaccgccgccgcgtcctcctcgGCCGCCGCGGGAGAACTCGTCCAGGAGACGCCCCGCGACGATGACCTCGCGGAGGAGTCGCGCAGCCGCCTCGTGCGCGACACCTGCAAGCTGCTCGAGCTCCGCGGCTCGTGGACCCCGAAGCTGGAGGCGCAGCTCCGGCACCTGCTCCGGGTGCTCTCCCCGCCGCAGGTCCGCGCCGTGCTCCGCGCGCAGGCGCAGACGGACACCCGCGCCGCGTTCGAATTCTTCCGCTGGGCAGATCGCCAGTGGCGCTACCGGCACGCCCcggaggtgttcgacgaaatgctgaGCCTCCTCAGCCACACCAGGCTCCACGACCCCGCCCGGCGCGTCATGCGCCTCATGATCCGTCGCCGCATGAGGCGCGGGACTCAGCAGTTCGCACACCTCATGCTCTCATACAGCCGTGCGGGGAAGCTCCGCTCCGCCATGCGCGTGCTCCAGCTCATGCAGAAGGATGGGTGCGCGCCTGACATATCGATATGCAACGTGGCGGTGAATGTGCTTGTGTTTGCGGGGCGCATCGACAAGGTGCTTGAGTTTAGCGACCGGATGCGGCGTGTTGGGGTCGAGCCGGATGTAGTCACATACAATTGCCTTATTAAGGGGTTATGTAGCGTGCGGAGGGTTGTTGAGGCGCTAGAGATGATCAGTGTAATGCTGCAAAATGGGTGCCCACCTGATAAGATTACCTATTATACAGTGATGGGCTTCTTGTGCAAGGAGAAGAGGGTGGCAGAGGTGCGGGATTTGCTTGGGAGGATGAGGAATGATGCGGGTCTATTTCCAGATCAGGTCACGTATAACATGCTTATCCATGTGCTTGCAAAGCATGGGCATGCAGATGAGGCGTTGGAGTTCTTGAGGGAGTCAGAGGGGAAAAGATTTCGTGTTGATGAGGTTGGATATAGTGCAGTTGTGCACTCTTTCTGCTTGAATGGGAGGATGGCTGAGGCAAAGGAGATTGTAAGTGAGATGATCTCAAAAGAATGTCACCCTGACGTTGTGACATATAGCGCAGTTGTTGATGGGTTCTGCCGGATCGGGGAAATTGATCAAGCAAGAAAGATGATGAAGCATATGTATAAGAACGGCTGCAAGCCAAACATAGTCACACATACTGCATTATTAAATGGTCTCTGCAAAGCTGGGAAAACTTCAGAGGCTTGGGAATTGCTAAACAACAGTGCAGAGGAGTGGTGGACTCCAAGTGATATCACATACAGTGTTGTAATGCATGGGTTTAGAAGAGAAGGGAAACTAAAGGAATCATGTGATGTGGTTGCCCAGATGTTGCAGAAGGGTTTCTTTCCCACTACTGTGGAGATTAACTTACTGATCCATGCGTTATGTAAGGAAGGCCAGCCGGCAGAGGCCAAAGACTTCATGGAGCAGTGCCAAAGCAAAGGTTGTACCATTAATGTTATCAACTTTACTACTGTAATTCATGGATTTTCTCGGCAGGGGGATTTGGAATCAGCGCTGTCTTTGTTGGATGACTTGTATCTCAGCAACAGGCATCCAGATGTTGTAACTTATACTGTTGTTGTCAATGCTTTGGGAAAGAAAGGTCGGCTGAAAGAAGCGACGGAGCTTGTGAAGAAAATGCTTAATAGAGGAATTGTCCCTACACTTGTTACATACAGGACAGTGATACATAGATACTGTGAGAAGGGTACAGTGGAAGAATTACTCGATCTGCTGGATAAGATGTTAGCAAGACAAGAGCTTAAGAGTGTATACAATCAGGTCATTGAGAAGCTATGTGCATTAGGTAAAATAAATGAAGCTTACAGTCTCCTCAGCAAGGTACTGAGAACTGCCTCACAGAGAGATGCTCAGACATGCCACATTCTGATGGAGAGTTTTCTTAATAGAGGTCTCGCAGTTCAGTCATACAATGTGGCGTGCCAGATGTTTCAGAGAAATTTAATTCCTGATATTAAATTGTGTCGAAAAGTTGACAATCAGCTGACCTTAGAGAAACAACCAGCTGCTGGAAAGCTTATAGTTAAGTTTTTAGAAAGAGGTCTTCTGAATCTGAAACAAGAAAA TTGGTAA
- the LOC123110265 gene encoding protein DETOXIFICATION 41, whose amino-acid sequence MEGDGDAATAPLLDFIDDQSAASEELLRWEPVPFDVLSRLALWEAGNLWRISWASILITLFSFTLSLVTQMFVGHLGELELAGASITNIGIQGLAYGIMLGMSTAVQTVCGQAYGARRYRAMGVVCQRALLLQFVTAVAIAFFYWYSGPFLRLIGQAEDVAVAGQLYARGLVPQLLAFALFCPMQRFLQAQNIVNPVAYMVLAVLVFHILISWLAVFVLSFGLLGAALTLSFSWWVLVALTWAYIIWSPACKETWTGLSMLAFRGLWGYAKLAFASAVMLALEVWYVQGFVLLTGFLPNSEIALDSLSICINYWNWDFQIMLGLSYAASIRVGNELGAGHPKVARLSVLVVVTVSIAFSILATIVVMALKYPLSTLYTSSTTVIEAVIALMPLLAISIFLNGIQPILSGVAVGSGWQVIVAYVNVGAYYIIGLPIGCVLGFKTSLGAAGIWWGLIIGVAVQTVALIVITARTNWDSEVEKAIQRLRHTAADEGGMVVDGDV is encoded by the exons ATGGAGGGAGATGGCGACGCTGCGACGGCGCCGTTGCTGGACTTCATCGATGACCAGTCAGCCGCCTCGGAGGAGCTGCTGCGGTGGGAGCCAGTGCCATTCGACGTGCTGTCGCGGCTGGCATTGTGGGAAGCCGGCAACCTGTGGCGCATCTCATGGGCGTCCATCCTCATCACGCTCTTCAGCTTCACTCTCAGCCTCGTCACGCAGATGTTTGTTGGCCACCTTGGTGAGCTCGAGCTCGCTGGGGCCTCCATCACCAACATCGGCATCCAGGGCCTAGCCTACGGCATCATG CTCGGCATGTCGACTGCAGTGCAGACGGTGTGCGGCCAGGCCTACGGTGCGAGGAGGTACAGGGCGATGGGCGTTGTTTGCCAGAGAGCGCTCCTCCTCCAGTTTGTGACGGCCGTCGCCATCGCTTTCTTCTACTGGTACTCTGGGCCATTCCTGCGGCTCATTGGGCAGGCTGAGGATGTGGCTGTGGCGGGGCAGCTGTATGCTCGTGGGCTGGTGCCGCAGCTGCTCGCGTTTGCACTCTTCTGCCCGATGCAGAGGTTCCTGCAGGCTCAGAACATCGTCAACCCCGTGGCATACATGGTGCTTGCTGTGCTCGTCTTCCACATCCTCATCTCGTGGCTCGCTGTGTTCGTtctcagctttggccttctcggcgCGGCTCTGACGCTGAGCTTCTCTTGGTGGGTGCTTGTGGCGTTGACATGGGCATACATCATCTGGAGCCCGGCTTGTAAGGAGACGTGGACCGGGCTGTCCATGCTCGCTTTCAGAGGCCTCTGGGGATACGCCAAGCTCGCCTTCGCGTCGGCTGTTATGCTAGC ATTGGAGGTCTGGTACGTGCAAGGATTTGTGCTTCTGACTGGCTTCCTCCCCAACTCAGAGATTGCTCTTGATTCGCTCTCTATCTG CATCAACTACTGGAACTGGGACTTCCAAATCATGCTTGGTTTAAGCTATGCGGCCAG TATCCGTGTCGGCAACGAGCTTGGCGCTGGCCATCCAAAGGTCGCAAGGTTGTCGGTCCTGGTGGTCGTCACGGTGAGCATCGCCTTCAGCATTCTCGCCACAATCGTCGTCATGGCCCTCAAGTACCCGCTGAGCACCCTCTACACGAGTAGCACGACGGTGATTGAGGCTGTCATTGCACTGATGCCGTTGCTGGCCATCAGCATCTTCTTGAACGGGATCCAGCCAATCCTCTCAG GAGTCGCCGTCGGGAGCGGGTGGCAAGTCATAGTTGCCTATGTCAACGTCGGGGCTTACTACATCATTGGGCTGCCAATCGGATGCGTTCTGGGGTTCAAAACAAGCCTGGGAGCAGCT GGGATCTGGTGGGGCTTGATCATAGGGGTGGCGGTGCAGACAGTGGCTCTGATCGTCATCACGGCCAGGACCAACTGGGACAGCGAG GTGGAGAAGGCGATCCAGCGGCTGCGGCACACCGCTGCAGACGAGGGTGGCATGGTGGTCGACGGCGACGTCTAA
- the LOC123110268 gene encoding p21-activated protein kinase-interacting protein 1-like yields the protein MALVAGSYERFIWGFSLKALAASAAEEAQPLAPLFSYPAHAGPIRCVAAAPRAGLAASGGADDSIRLYDLRAAADLGPLLDPSAAVSALAFHSIGPVPRNLLAASDDGLLHLYDADGFALLTSLRVFPRGREAADALAVHPSGRVALAVGRAGGLSMVNLLRGRRSFTCRLERAASTVAYAEDAAGGDRFVMAAEEKVTVHDSEDARIIHEMPCDKRVLALAPSKNGILYTGGEDRGITAWDLSTGKVSSRIEGAHSTRVKGIVVFDNRNDGSESSTLVASASSDGIIRIWDVRMIGNEKPTPLAEANTKARLTCLAGTSLK from the exons ATGGCCCTCGTCGCCGGCTCCTACGAGCGCTTCATCTGGGGCTTCTCCCTCAAGgccctcgccgcctccgccgccgaggAGGCCCAGCCCCTCGCGCCGCTCTTCTCCTACCCGGCCCACGCGGGGCCCATCCGCTGCGTGGCGGCCGCGCCGCGGGCGGGGCTCGCGGCCTCCGGCGGCGCCGACGACTCCATCCGCCTCTAcgacctgcgcgccgccgccgacctcggccCGCTTCTCGACCCCTCCGCCGCCGTCTCCGCGCTCGCCTTCCACTCCATCGGCCCCGTCCCGCGCAACCTCCTCGCCGCCTCCGACGACGGCCTGCTCCACCTCTACGACGCCGACGGCTTCGCGCTCCTCACCTCGCTCCGCGTCTTCCCGCGGGGCCGCGAGGCCGCCGACGCCCTCGCCGTGCACCCCTCGGGCCGGGTCGCGCTCGCCGTCGGCCGCGCCGGGGGCCTCTCCATGGTCAacctcctccgcggccgccgcaGCTTCACCTGCCGCCTCGAGCGCGCCGCCTCCACCGTCGCCTACGCCGAGGACGCCGCCGGCGGTGACCGTTTTGTGATGGCCGCCGAGGAGAAGGTCACCGTGCATGACTCCGAGGACGCCAGGATCATCCATGAGATGCCCTGCGACAAGAGGGTTCTCGCCTTAGCTCCATCAAAG AATGGAATTCTTTACACCGGAGGGGAGGATCGTGGTATTACTGCTTGGGACCTGTCGACCGGCAAGGTTTCATCGCGCATCGAGGGCGCTCATTCAACCCGTGTAAAAGGGATTGTCGTTTTCGATAACCGGAATGACGGATCTGAATCGAGCACTTTAGTTGCCTCGGCTTCATCTGATGGCATCATAAGGATCTGGGATGTTCGGATGATTGGAAACGAGAAGCCTACTCCGTTGGCAGAGGCCAACACAAAGGCAAGGCTAACATGCCTTGCTGGGACGTCATTGAAAT GA